A single Oryzias melastigma strain HK-1 linkage group LG24, ASM292280v2, whole genome shotgun sequence DNA region contains:
- the nkx2.2b gene encoding NK2 homeobox 2b: MPSGTNARTGFSVRDILDLPDPTGGCGTITVDGNSRDAAMEVPGPENREKRELSGRSWRERATGSLNRWNRSHVHSLSSDSSTGSTFPRLPADVSRSADGPEAQKSRRKRRVLFSKAQTFELERRFRQQRYLSVPEREHLAGLIRLTPNQVKIWFQNHRYKMKRARAERRREALQLLPSARIAIPVLMQDAKPCEQIAGQDLEVALRCGISMPICTYSPLLHAAYGTEHAGLPQQPLGAQHLAHMYHWSW, from the exons ATGCCATCCGGAACCAACGCACGGACAGGGTTCTCTGTGCGGGATATCCTAGATCTCCCTGACCCAACCGGAGGATGCGGCACCATAACCGTGGATGGAAACTCGAGGGATGCTGCGATGGAGGTGCCAGGCCCGGAAAACAGAGAGAAACGCGAACTCAGCGGCCGGAGTTGGCGTGAGCGCGCCACTGGGAGTTTGAACAGGTGGAACCGCTCACATG TACATAGTTTGTCCTCCGATTCCAGTACCGGATCTACATTCCCCCGGCTGCCCGCTGACGTGTCCCGGTCCGCAGACGGCCCGGAGGCGCAGAAGAGCCGCAGGAAGCGGCGCGTGCTCTTCTCCAAAGCGCAGACGTTCGAGTTAGAGCGGCGCTTCCGGCAGCAGCGCTACCTGTCCGTCCCGGAGAGGGAGCACCTGGCCGGGCTGATACGCCTCACTCCGAACCAGGTGAAGATCTGGTTCCAGAACCACCGGTACAAGATGAAGAGAGCCCGCGCCGAGCGCAGGCGCGAggcgctgcagctgctgccctcCGCGCGCATCGCCATCCCGGTCCTGATGCAGGACGCCAAGCCCTGCGAGCAGATCGCGGGTCAGGACTTGGAGGTGGCGCTGAGGTGTGGGATCAGTATGCCGATCTGCACCTACTCCCCGCTGCTGCACGCCGCATACGGAACGGAACACGCCGGACTGCCGCAGCAGCCGCTCGGGGCGCAGCATCTGGCGCACATGTACCACTGGAGCTGGTGA
- the nkx2.4b gene encoding NK2 homeobox 4b, translated as MISRSLQPRASPRPLRPPGWGQLVCSCRSAGFLISVTEEATSRQEGGREGGLRQNSTSETHPSIIHHPDAAHRRARGGRTMSLSPKNSTPFSVTDILSPMEDSYRRFGGMDPTAGALGAPLGAYRQSQVPQQQQQQHPHQHHHHHHHHLSSSSSSSCSSSAALGPGAPYHMPHGVPQFSGAVGGFCNGGIGNVGDLPTYQETVRSGGAAAAWYSNPEPRYPTISRFMGASAGMNMSGMVGGLAGMDSSAKSVVTLHAAPRRKRRVLFSQAQVYELERRFKQQKYLSAPEREHLAGLIHLTPNQVKIWFQNHRYKLKRQAKDKAAQQPQHDSGGGAACATTGRSSSVSPALSKNGKGSRTDSCGSNNTGNRQGGSGDAMTATPQQVNHLSSTEELDDLSPSPPMGLHDQINMSQTDAALMDYTNSVIGSNLLYGRTW; from the exons atgatcagcagGTCTCTGCAGCCGCGCGCGTCGCCCCGCCCCCTCCGTCCACCGGGATGGGGGCAGCTGGTCTGTTCCTGCAGATCAGCGGGATTTCTTATCAGCGTGACGGAGGAAGCAACAAGCCGCCAGGAGGGAGGAAGGGAGGGGGGGCTTAGGCAGAACTCCACCTCAGAGAcgcatccatccatcatccatcatccagaCGCAGCGCACCGGAGGGCACGGGGTGGCCGCACCATGTCCTTGAGCCCAAAGAACTCCACTCCCTTCTCTGTTACAGACATCTTGAGCCCGATGGAGGACAGTTACCGCAGGTTCGGTGGAATGGACCCCACGGCGGGGGCCCTGGGAGCCCCGCTGGGCGCCTACCGGCAGTCTCAGGtcccccagcagcagcagcagcagcatccgcaccagcatcatcatcaccatcatcatcacctgtcctcctcctcctcatcctcctgctcctcctcagcGGCTCTGGGGCCGGGCGCGCCCTACCACATGCCCCACGGGGTGCCCCAGTTCTCCGGGGCGGTCGGCGGTTTCTGCAACGGGGGCATCGGGAACGTGGGGGACCTGCCGACGTACCAGGAGACGGTGAGGAGCGGAGGGGCGGCGGCCGCGTGGTACAGCAACCCGGAGCCCAGATACCCCACAA tttCCAGGTTCATGGGCGCCTCCGCCGGGATGAACATGTCCGGGATGGTGGGAGGCCTGGCCGGGATGGATTCCTCCGCCAAGTCCGTGGTGACGCTGCACGCGGCTCCGCGCCGGAAGCGGCGCGTGCTCTTCTCGCAGGCGCAGGTGTACGAACTAGAGCGCCGCTTCAAGCAGCAGAAGTATCTTTCCGCCCCGGAGAGGGAGCACCTGGCCGGGCTGATCCACCTCACCCCGAACCAGGTGAAGATCTGGTTCCAGAACCACCGGTATAAGCTGAAGCGGCAGGCCAAGGATAAGGCCGCGCAGCAGCCGCAGCACGACAGCGGCGGAGGAGCTGCGTGCGCCACTACCGGACGCTCTTCCTCCGTTTCCCCCGCGCTTTCTAAAAACGGGAAAGGATCCCGGACCGATTCATGCGGCTCCAACAACACCGGGAACCGACAGGGGGGCTCGGGCGACGCCATGACGGCGACCCCGCAGCAGGTGAACCATCTGTCCTCCACGGAGGAGCTGGACGACCTGTCTCCGAGTCCGCCGATGGGACTACATGATCAGATCAACATGTCGCAGACGGACGCGGCCCTCATGGACTACACCAACAGCGTCATCGGCTCCAATTTACTATACGGGAGAACTTGGTAG